One window of Centropristis striata isolate RG_2023a ecotype Rhode Island chromosome 21, C.striata_1.0, whole genome shotgun sequence genomic DNA carries:
- the LOC131959150 gene encoding B-cell receptor CD22-like: MSVITVQSVKMVTANMLLSVFFLSAALAVCPDEADLFISAPEQMEALSGSCLQIPCNFRVKPGEKFSSTGTISGVWIKRYPRFGQYSNIVIFNSSERINTYPMSLTGDLSDKNCTTLFSSLITDYTDTYYFRIEKPSYRATASCDPLQITVKDSAPRPRMNLSGDVNDLKEKQSVTITCSAFTPCPHSPPKLTWTLQQDPHNIMEQDTDGTFTTKIQETITLSDTHDGLSISCSAGYPVNEGKDVKTAAAAGITLSVSYAPRNTSVSVSPSGLVSAGSWVKLTCSSRAKPPASRFTWFKNSKDGAVRVAGGDSNSLNVTEGGDYYCVAANALGNQMSSWINIEENSAGALKWGSALGAIIFILCLAICVWCLKSKCQTPQPTQSPNGEDPASKREEDIHYGEISFSNQRAEASSSSEQDSGQQQETLYAQVKVSKTAEKPDVPEDLYAQVKKH; encoded by the exons ATGAGTGTCATTACAGTCCAGAGTGTGAAAATGGTGACAGCCAACATGTTACTGAGCGTCTTCTTTCTTTCAG CTGCTTTGGCTGTTTGTCCTGATGAAGCAGACCTTTTCATCTCTGCACCAGAGCAGATGGAAGCACTGAGTGGATCTTGTCTGCAGATCCCATGTAACTTTAGAGTTAAACCAGGAGAGAAATTCAGCAGCACAGGAACAATCTCTGGAGTGTGGATTAAACGTTACCCCCGATTTGGCCAATATTCaaacattgtgattttcaaCAGCAGCGAGAGGATTAATACCTACCCAATGAGTCTGACTGGAGACCTGAGTGATAAAAACTGCACCACTTTATTTTCCAGTTTAATCACTGattacacagacacatactacTTCAGGATTGAGAAACCATCATACAGGGCAACAGCTTCTTGTGATCCTCTTCAGATAACAGTTAAAG ATTCTGCTCCGAGGCCCAGGATGAATCTCTCAGGTGATGTGAATGATCTGAAGGAGAAGCAGTCTGTCACTATAACCTGCTCAGCTTTCACTCCCTGTCCACACTCCCCTCCTAAACTCACCTGGACTCTCCAACAAGACCCTCACAACATCATGGAGCAAGACACAGATGGAACCTTCACCACTAAAATCCAGGAGACCATCACTCTGTCAGACACACATGATGGACTCAGCATCAGCTGTTCTGCAGGATATCCTGTGAATGAAGGAAAAGATgtgaagacagcagcagcagcaggaatcaCTCTCAGTGTTTCAT ATGCTCCCAGGAACACCTCAGTGTCCGTCAGTCCATCAGGTTTGGTGTCAGCAGGTAGCTGGGTGAAGCTGACCTGCTCCAGCAGAGCCAAACCTCCCGCCAGCCGCTTCACCTGGTTCAAGAACAGCAAAGATGGAGCCGTCAGAGTAGCTGGAGGAGACTCTAACAGCCTTAATGTCACTGAGGGAGGAGATTATTACTGTGTGGCTGCAAATGCTCTCGGTAATCAGATGTCATCATGGATTAATATTGAag AGAACTCTGCTGGCGCTCTAAAATGGGGTTCAGCTCTTGGAGCGATCATCTTCATCCTGTGCCTCGCCATCTGTGTTTG GTGCTTGAAGTCCAAATGTCAAACTCCACAACCAACTCAG AGTCCAAATGGTGAAGATCCAGCCAgcaaaagagaagaagacatCCATTATGGAGAGATCAGCTTCTCCAATCAGAGAGCTGAAGCGTCCTCATCCTCAGAGCAGGACAGTGGACAGCAGCAGGAGACGCTGTATGCACAGGTCAAAGTGTCCAAGACAGCAGAGAAGCCAGACGTCCCCGAGGATCTCTACGCTCAAGTGAAGAAACACTGA
- the LOC131959151 gene encoding ecto-ADP-ribosyltransferase 5-like, with translation MTKPKGCCSLGPAGDRGLSLDMAPNSTDDMYDGCKDEMSKKAPEFLQEEKKNNKFKTAWDEMMAESTPELSKEQLAAIKVYTDNKNGLYRDLNTAVRNQGPQYKTSFRFHAFHFYLTSAIQALPHKCLTVYRRTGSCHVQNVVNKDFRFGSFTSASEDDYPIVDYGNKTCFEIVTCNGADISMYSLHPEEREVLIPPYEVFKVVEIKESSQNLKLPCEFIYRVESTKKPFSKLNCALILI, from the exons atgacgAAACCCAAAGGG TGCTGCTCACTG gGCCCTGCTGGGGATAGAGGCCTTTCACTGGACATGGCTCCAAACTCTACTGACGACATGTACGATGGCTGCAAAGACGAAATGTCCAAGAAGGCGCCAGAGTTCCTgcaggaagagaagaaaaacaacaaattcaaGACGGCGTGGGATGAAATGATGGCTGAAAGTACACCAGAACTGAGCAAAGAGCAGCTTGCAGCTATTAAGGtttacactgataacaaaaacGGTCTGTATCGTGATTTAAATACTGCCGTTCGAAACCAGGGCCCTCAGTACAAGACCTCGTTCAGGTTTCACGCATTTCACTTTTACCTGACCAGCGCCATTCAAGCTCTGCCTCACAAGTGTCTCACTGTCTACCGGAGAACCGGTAGCTGCCATGTGCAAAATGTTGTCAACAAGGATTTTCGCTTCGGATCCTTCACTTCAGCCTCTGAGGATGACTACCCCATCGTTGATTACGGGAACAAAACATGCTTTGAGATCGTCACCTGCAACGGAGCAGACATCTCTATGTATTCTTTGCATCCTGAAGAAAGAGAAGTGCTGATTCCTCCTTACGAGGTCTTTAAAGTCGTTGAGATAAAGGAGAGCTCTCAGAACCTAAAGCTTCCATGTGAGTTCATCTACAGAGTGGAGAGCACAAAGAAGCCTTTTTCCAAGCTGAATTGTgctcttattttaatataa